One Tamlana carrageenivorans genomic region harbors:
- a CDS encoding MFS transporter — MNKALLSLAIGGFGIGLTEFVIMGILPEVATALDISIPKAGHFISAYALGVVIGAPVLTILGSKWRANKALLALMIWFTVLNTLSTFANGYNSLLILRFLSGLPHGAFYGIGAVVAGKLSKPGKEAQGIAIMFSGLTFANLFGVPLGTYLGKHFSWHVSFYMVGIVGVLAVLSVHFWIPILKKSSEVTFLKELKIFKRLELWLIILLTTIGTGGFFAWYSYIAPLITEVAGHPDNMVSIAMILAGLGMVIGNFLGAKLAEKYSPIHAIIITLIFMVISLILNTFLASDKIFVLVMTFIIGAVTFCLSTPIQVAIINASKGSETLGSSINQSAFNIGNASGAYFAGLPIAMGYGYTSADWVGAVMAGIGVFIAVGIIFLRKKQVNRKNLNLVCD, encoded by the coding sequence ATGAATAAAGCTTTATTATCGTTAGCCATAGGAGGTTTTGGCATCGGTTTAACAGAATTTGTAATAATGGGGATTCTGCCAGAGGTAGCTACTGCTTTAGACATTAGCATTCCTAAAGCAGGACATTTTATTTCGGCGTATGCCCTTGGTGTTGTTATTGGCGCTCCTGTGCTTACAATATTAGGTAGCAAATGGCGTGCGAACAAAGCTCTACTTGCTCTAATGATCTGGTTTACGGTGCTTAACACACTTTCAACCTTTGCCAATGGCTACAACTCTTTATTAATTTTAAGGTTTCTTTCTGGTTTACCCCACGGTGCTTTTTATGGAATTGGCGCTGTTGTTGCTGGCAAATTATCTAAACCTGGAAAAGAAGCCCAAGGAATTGCCATCATGTTTAGCGGCTTAACATTTGCAAACCTTTTTGGCGTGCCTTTAGGCACATACCTTGGTAAGCACTTTAGTTGGCATGTCTCGTTTTATATGGTTGGCATAGTAGGCGTTCTAGCAGTTTTAAGCGTTCATTTTTGGATACCAATTTTAAAAAAATCTTCTGAAGTCACATTCTTAAAGGAATTAAAAATTTTTAAACGCTTAGAATTATGGCTTATCATTTTACTTACCACTATTGGTACCGGAGGATTCTTTGCGTGGTATAGTTATATTGCCCCATTAATTACTGAAGTTGCCGGTCATCCAGACAACATGGTATCGATAGCAATGATTTTAGCTGGTCTAGGCATGGTTATTGGGAATTTTCTTGGCGCGAAATTAGCAGAAAAATACTCCCCTATTCATGCTATCATTATCACATTAATTTTCATGGTTATATCTTTAATACTAAATACCTTTTTGGCTTCAGATAAAATATTTGTTTTAGTGATGACTTTTATTATTGGAGCGGTTACATTTTGTTTATCAACGCCAATTCAAGTGGCTATAATCAATGCTTCAAAAGGTTCTGAAACCTTGGGGTCGTCAATAAATCAAAGTGCATTTAATATTGGAAATGCTTCGGGAGCATATTTCGCAGGACTTCCCATTGCTATGGGATACGGTTACACCTCTGCAGATTGGGTTGGTGCAGTAATGGCAGGCATAGGCGTTTTTATAGCAGTTGGAATTATTTTCTTAAGGAAGAAACAAGTAAATCGCAAAAACTTAAATCTTGTCTGCGATTAA
- a CDS encoding MarR family winged helix-turn-helix transcriptional regulator produces the protein MGDISKDIQSKFANAKVKALLNIIYTANWINSHQNEFFKPFGISPQQFNILRILRGARKPISVQAIKERMLERAPNATRLMDKLCTKKLINRLPCPGDRRVVHIEITDEGLSLLDEISKDFKEDLLVNLTEAEAIQLSDLLDKIR, from the coding sequence ATGGGAGATATTTCAAAGGATATTCAATCTAAATTCGCTAATGCTAAAGTAAAAGCATTGCTTAATATAATTTATACAGCAAATTGGATAAATAGCCATCAAAATGAATTTTTTAAACCTTTTGGAATTTCACCCCAGCAATTTAATATTTTAAGAATTTTAAGAGGCGCACGAAAGCCTATTAGTGTACAAGCTATTAAAGAACGGATGTTAGAGCGTGCACCTAATGCCACGCGTTTAATGGATAAATTATGTACTAAAAAATTAATAAATAGGTTGCCGTGCCCAGGGGATAGACGGGTAGTTCATATTGAAATAACCGATGAAGGTCTGTCCTTATTGGATGAAATTTCTAAGGATTTTAAAGAAGACCTGCTGGTAAATCTTACCGAAGCAGAGGCTATACAGTTAAGTGATTTACTAGATAAAATAAGATAA
- a CDS encoding pirin family protein produces the protein MKTVIHKADSRGFANHGWLQANHSFSFANFYNPEKSNFGALRVLNDDVIAPKMGFGTHPHDNMEIITIPLKGILKHRDSMHNSWESVLPGEVQVMSAGTGIQHSEINGSEEEHLGLFQIWIMPNQEQVEPRYDQKAFKEADRKNKLQLLVSSMDDESENILKIHQDAKISRIDLDAGVIFNYELKGFQHGVYVMVVYGKVAFSDVVLESRDAIGISETASFSAEAKEDTSLLFIEVPMQF, from the coding sequence ATGAAAACAGTTATTCATAAAGCAGATAGTCGTGGTTTTGCAAACCATGGTTGGTTACAAGCCAATCATTCATTTAGTTTTGCAAACTTTTATAATCCTGAAAAAAGTAATTTTGGGGCGCTTCGTGTACTTAATGATGATGTAATAGCACCTAAAATGGGCTTTGGAACACATCCTCATGATAACATGGAAATCATTACCATTCCTTTAAAGGGGATATTAAAACATAGAGATTCCATGCATAATTCTTGGGAATCTGTGCTTCCTGGAGAAGTGCAGGTGATGTCGGCAGGAACTGGCATTCAGCATTCCGAAATTAATGGGTCTGAAGAGGAACATTTAGGATTGTTCCAAATCTGGATTATGCCAAATCAGGAACAAGTTGAACCACGTTACGATCAAAAGGCATTCAAAGAAGCGGATAGGAAAAATAAACTTCAACTATTGGTGTCTTCTATGGATGATGAAAGCGAAAACATATTGAAGATTCATCAAGACGCTAAAATATCGCGTATAGATTTGGATGCAGGTGTGATATTTAATTACGAGTTAAAAGGATTTCAACACGGCGTTTATGTCATGGTGGTTTATGGTAAAGTGGCTTTTAGTGATGTAGTACTTGAATCTAGAGATGCTATTGGTATCAGTGAAACAGCATCTTTTTCCGCGGAAGCGAAAGAAGATACGTCGTTACTATTTATTGAAGTACCGATGCAGTTTTAA